One Eubacterium sp. 1001713B170207_170306_E7 genomic region harbors:
- a CDS encoding electron transfer flavoprotein subunit alpha/FixB family protein, with protein MKTVFIFTNDDDRQKATGRLNAFAEPLVADGNTAEVWDLGSTAADTAETACSLAGVTGAVSCPLDSEALPENLLDILEALYREWEPGLLILTAESGPLAARLALRLGGVCLTGCRSMGTDGEGLWVRRPVYNSHADAVCRPQARPLVLTVSKAGPVAAVPQAAAPTAITGYSPELRRYDYCLDRQLKAGREKNPLEEAKLVLVGGRGLGSRENYERLKSLARAWGGACGCTRAAAINGWADVGDIIGQSGHVLRAELCVTLGVSGAAPFMAGVESVKTLVAVNNDPDAPVFAGADYGLVEDALEVLEAWEKQAEEQRHED; from the coding sequence ATGAAGACAGTCTTTATTTTTACAAACGATGACGACCGCCAGAAGGCAACCGGACGGCTGAATGCCTTTGCGGAGCCCCTTGTGGCGGATGGGAACACAGCTGAAGTCTGGGACCTGGGCAGCACGGCGGCGGACACGGCAGAGACCGCCTGCAGCCTGGCCGGCGTCACCGGGGCGGTGTCCTGTCCCCTGGACAGTGAAGCCCTGCCGGAGAACCTGCTGGATATTCTGGAAGCCCTGTACCGGGAGTGGGAGCCCGGGCTCCTGATCCTGACGGCGGAGTCCGGCCCGCTGGCGGCGCGGCTGGCCCTGCGGCTCGGCGGCGTCTGCCTGACAGGCTGCCGGAGCATGGGCACAGACGGAGAGGGCTTATGGGTCCGGCGTCCTGTGTACAATTCCCACGCCGACGCGGTCTGCCGTCCTCAGGCCCGCCCTCTGGTGCTGACGGTCTCCAAGGCCGGCCCGGTGGCGGCGGTCCCCCAGGCGGCAGCGCCGACGGCCATTACCGGGTACAGCCCGGAGCTCAGGCGTTATGACTACTGTCTGGACAGGCAGCTTAAGGCCGGCCGGGAGAAGAACCCGCTGGAGGAGGCGAAGCTGGTGCTGGTGGGCGGCAGGGGCCTAGGTTCCAGAGAGAACTACGAGCGCCTGAAGTCGCTGGCCCGGGCCTGGGGCGGCGCCTGCGGCTGTACCCGGGCAGCGGCCATAAACGGCTGGGCCGACGTGGGCGATATCATCGGCCAGTCCGGCCATGTGCTCAGGGCAGAGCTGTGTGTGACACTGGGCGTGTCGGGGGCCGCCCCCTTTATGGCTGGGGTCGAGAGCGTTAAAACCCTGGTGGCGGTCAATAACGACCCGGATGCGCCGGTTTTTGCCGGGGCGGATTACGGCCTTGTGGAGGACGCCCTGGAGGTTTTAGAGGCCTGGGAAAAGCAGGCAGAGGAGCAGAGACATGAAGATTGA
- a CDS encoding FAD-binding oxidoreductase, whose product MKIETMEDKYGQWLRDESRISGSAGAVCFPESFEQAQEAVAYARTGGLRITLQGARTGLTGAAVPQGGLIVDCQGMKGLERREGPVLYAEAGVTLEQLHAFLRKEALEFPPNPTEETATLGGMFGCNAMGIDGQRTAPWVRKLWWLTASGGVWEIERGSCVFDDTGCDLPDGSRLSCETFDRSGVLNGLVAVPQTDLIDYLAGSEGQLGMALAFELELAKKPDCAWGVLYFLPADQEALALCRALAQTENSGSVTVMEYYDRAALSLLTEGRQSSAALQELPGFPQDAGAAVYIELAGDDPDTLEGALFEQLDIFEGLGGSEEQTWAASERYEIERFRKLRHVVTELANGKLDALVAAVPGLTRLSSDLKGPAEKAEDYLEMYHQGMTRSGVHAVIYGAAAENRFHVNFLPETPGEWEKCQALTAEWAARAAGDRGQIVTENGAGLMKRELAWKFVPEAVRNQIKAVKQAFDPEGIFK is encoded by the coding sequence ATGAAGATTGAGACAATGGAAGACAAATACGGACAGTGGCTTCGGGATGAGTCCCGCATCAGCGGCAGCGCCGGCGCGGTCTGCTTTCCCGAAAGCTTTGAGCAGGCGCAGGAGGCCGTGGCCTATGCCCGCACCGGGGGACTGCGTATCACCCTCCAGGGCGCGCGGACCGGCCTGACCGGCGCGGCCGTACCCCAGGGCGGCCTGATCGTGGACTGCCAGGGCATGAAGGGTCTGGAGCGGCGGGAAGGGCCGGTCCTGTATGCGGAGGCGGGCGTCACACTGGAGCAGCTGCACGCTTTTTTGAGAAAGGAGGCTCTGGAATTTCCGCCAAACCCCACCGAGGAGACCGCAACCCTTGGCGGCATGTTCGGCTGCAACGCCATGGGCATCGACGGCCAGCGCACCGCCCCCTGGGTGCGAAAGCTCTGGTGGCTCACCGCCTCCGGCGGGGTCTGGGAAATTGAACGGGGCAGCTGTGTTTTTGATGACACGGGCTGCGATCTGCCGGACGGCAGCCGCCTGAGCTGTGAGACCTTTGACCGCTCCGGGGTGCTGAACGGACTGGTGGCCGTCCCGCAGACTGATCTGATCGACTATCTTGCCGGGAGTGAGGGGCAGCTGGGCATGGCTTTGGCCTTTGAGCTGGAGCTTGCGAAAAAACCGGACTGCGCCTGGGGTGTGCTGTACTTTCTGCCCGCGGATCAGGAGGCGCTGGCCCTGTGCCGGGCGCTGGCCCAGACTGAGAACAGCGGCAGTGTGACCGTGATGGAATATTACGACCGGGCCGCCCTCAGCCTGCTCACGGAGGGGCGGCAGAGCAGCGCCGCCCTGCAGGAGCTGCCCGGGTTTCCCCAGGACGCCGGGGCGGCGGTTTACATCGAGCTGGCCGGGGATGACCCCGACACGCTGGAGGGCGCGCTGTTTGAGCAGCTGGATATTTTTGAGGGACTGGGCGGCAGTGAGGAGCAGACCTGGGCGGCCAGCGAGCGTTACGAGATCGAGCGCTTCAGAAAGCTGCGCCATGTGGTGACCGAGCTGGCCAACGGGAAGCTCGACGCCCTCGTCGCGGCTGTGCCCGGGCTCACACGCCTGTCCTCAGACCTGAAGGGGCCGGCGGAAAAGGCAGAGGACTATCTGGAAATGTACCATCAGGGCATGACCCGGAGCGGCGTGCACGCCGTAATATACGGCGCGGCCGCGGAGAACCGCTTTCACGTCAATTTCCTGCCGGAGACCCCCGGGGAATGGGAGAAATGCCAGGCACTGACGGCAGAATGGGCCGCCCGGGCTGCCGGGGACAGGGGGCAGATTGTCACCGAGAACGGCGCAGGCCTGATGAAGCGGGAGCTGGCCTGGAAATTTGTGCCGGAGGCGGTGCGGAACCAGATAAAGGCCGTGAAGCAGGCATTTGATCCGGAGGGAATTTTTAAATGA
- a CDS encoding electron transfer flavoprotein subunit beta/FixA family protein: protein MKIIVCIKQVPALSEAGMDREKGLLVRTGENKINPYDLPAIETALRLREALGGEVTALSMGPESAGQALRTALAMTADHACLMCDRAFAGADVLMTARTLAQGIRALGGADLIICGQQTTDGDTAQVPFSLAEQLGIPVMGWVREITGADEQRLAVRQELTGRTCQVSGGLPLVLAVNPTICEARIPGLRAKLKAGKQEIQRLALDDLEERDSTTYGLAGSPTRVVRLFQPETAARQPVLELSDSQGAALLLEVWRSTREAAK from the coding sequence ATGAAGATAATCGTGTGTATCAAGCAGGTTCCGGCGCTCTCAGAGGCTGGCATGGACAGGGAAAAGGGCCTGCTGGTGCGGACCGGCGAAAACAAGATCAATCCCTATGACCTGCCCGCCATCGAGACCGCCCTGCGGCTGAGAGAGGCTCTGGGCGGCGAGGTCACAGCGTTGAGCATGGGGCCGGAGAGCGCCGGGCAGGCTCTGCGCACCGCTCTGGCCATGACTGCGGACCATGCCTGTCTCATGTGTGACCGGGCCTTTGCAGGGGCCGATGTGCTCATGACAGCCCGCACACTGGCCCAGGGAATCCGGGCCTTGGGCGGTGCAGACCTGATTATCTGCGGACAGCAGACCACCGACGGCGACACGGCCCAGGTGCCCTTTTCGCTGGCAGAGCAGCTGGGCATTCCGGTTATGGGCTGGGTGCGCGAGATCACCGGCGCGGACGAGCAAAGGCTGGCGGTCCGCCAGGAGCTGACCGGCAGAACCTGCCAGGTCAGCGGCGGCCTGCCCCTGGTGCTGGCCGTCAACCCGACCATCTGCGAAGCCCGGATACCGGGACTGCGGGCAAAGCTGAAGGCCGGAAAGCAGGAGATCCAGAGACTGGCTCTGGACGATCTGGAAGAGCGGGACAGCACCACCTACGGGCTGGCAGGCTCGCCCACCCGGGTGGTGCGCCTGTTCCAGCCTGAGACAGCGGCCCGGCAGCCCGTTCTGGAGCTGAGCGACAGCCAGGGCGCGGCGCTCCTGCTAGAGGTGTGGAGAAGCACAAGGGAGGCAGCAAAATGA
- a CDS encoding electron transfer flavoprotein subunit alpha/FixB family protein, translating into MSTALIYLQEGLGGLHPVCAELAAKAGELAGETAGVLICAGLTPELRQALRRSGLRRVYLYSAPDAGMFCLERHRAAVTDCVRRLEPEILLFGATLEGRSLAPTVGAAFRTGVTADCTGLELNREGQLVQTRPAFGGRIMASILTKTARPQIATVRQGVFKASSGAAADCEIIPCGLPEAPGPRLAIEAGSDAPLPEQERRPVVVAVGGGLRDKADLALFEHLAERLDADLMCSRVLVERGFLPQSRQIGLSGSAISAELLLCFGISGSVQFLSGVKSVGRLCAVNEDRDAEIMKNADYPVLGDLYGVARAMLEAAG; encoded by the coding sequence ATGAGCACAGCGTTAATCTATTTACAGGAGGGCCTCGGCGGCCTGCACCCCGTGTGCGCCGAACTGGCCGCAAAGGCCGGAGAGCTGGCCGGTGAAACGGCCGGCGTGCTCATCTGCGCGGGACTGACCCCGGAGCTCAGGCAGGCCCTGCGGCGCAGCGGCCTGCGCCGGGTATACCTTTATAGCGCTCCGGACGCCGGGATGTTCTGCCTGGAGAGACATAGGGCGGCCGTGACCGACTGTGTGCGGCGTCTGGAGCCGGAGATCCTGCTCTTTGGCGCGACCCTTGAGGGGCGTTCCCTTGCGCCCACGGTGGGGGCGGCCTTTCGGACCGGGGTGACAGCCGACTGTACCGGGCTGGAGCTCAACCGTGAGGGGCAGCTGGTGCAGACCCGCCCGGCCTTTGGCGGGCGCATCATGGCCAGCATTCTCACAAAAACCGCCCGGCCCCAGATCGCCACAGTCCGCCAGGGCGTGTTTAAAGCGTCCTCCGGCGCCGCGGCAGACTGCGAGATCATCCCCTGCGGGCTGCCCGAAGCCCCGGGGCCCCGGCTCGCAATCGAGGCCGGCTCCGACGCGCCTTTGCCAGAGCAGGAGCGCCGGCCTGTGGTGGTGGCTGTGGGCGGTGGCCTGAGGGATAAAGCCGACCTGGCCTTGTTTGAGCACCTGGCCGAAAGGCTGGACGCGGATCTGATGTGTTCCCGGGTGCTGGTGGAGCGGGGCTTTCTGCCCCAGAGCCGCCAGATCGGCCTCAGCGGCAGCGCCATCTCGGCAGAACTGCTGCTGTGCTTTGGCATCTCTGGCTCGGTCCAGTTTTTATCCGGCGTAAAGAGCGTCGGGCGGCTCTGTGCCGTCAATGAGGACCGGGACGCCGAGATCATGAAAAACGCGGATTACCCGGTGCTGGGCGACCTGTACGGCGTGGCCCGGGCCATGCTGGAGGCGGCCGGTTGA
- a CDS encoding YhfZ family protein, with the protein MKPTFYKKTGLATINIARDFYTMQPGDRVPTIAEYTQRFDVSRGIVQKAIATLEQDACIQTRKNGVKGTFVTEIDYEKLYPYTNWGSLTGTMPVPMTLSFSSLTTAICEEMEKSPFPFSFAYVTGSEKRLAALKEMIYDFIIVSKSSAERYLSENDFLEKAIELTGSVYSEPYVLYFLDKDKTEIEDGMRMAVDRNSIDQYAISQKLCEGKDVELVQTPYASFSELLVKKNVDCFIYRRDGWYNHYQPDLNQRVVELPGYPLEEVTTPVILINRENYGFKKLLCQYITAERTHEIQEKVISGECAVKFF; encoded by the coding sequence ATGAAGCCAACCTTTTATAAAAAAACAGGGCTCGCCACCATTAACATCGCCCGGGATTTTTACACCATGCAGCCCGGCGACCGGGTGCCCACCATCGCGGAGTACACCCAGCGCTTTGACGTGTCCCGGGGCATTGTCCAGAAAGCCATCGCCACTCTGGAGCAGGACGCCTGTATCCAAACCCGGAAGAACGGGGTCAAGGGAACCTTTGTCACAGAGATTGACTACGAGAAGCTTTACCCCTATACCAACTGGGGATCGCTGACCGGCACCATGCCCGTGCCCATGACACTCTCCTTCTCAAGCCTGACCACAGCCATCTGCGAGGAGATGGAAAAAAGCCCCTTTCCGTTCTCCTTTGCCTATGTCACAGGCTCTGAGAAGCGTCTGGCGGCCCTTAAGGAGATGATTTATGACTTTATCATTGTGTCTAAAAGCTCGGCGGAGCGCTATCTGAGTGAAAATGATTTTCTGGAAAAGGCCATCGAGCTGACCGGCAGCGTCTATTCTGAGCCCTATGTGCTGTATTTTCTGGATAAGGACAAAACAGAGATCGAGGACGGCATGCGCATGGCCGTGGACCGGAACAGCATTGACCAGTACGCCATTTCCCAGAAGCTCTGCGAGGGAAAGGACGTGGAGCTGGTCCAGACGCCCTACGCCAGTTTCAGCGAGCTGCTGGTCAAGAAAAATGTGGACTGCTTTATCTACCGCCGGGACGGCTGGTACAACCATTACCAGCCTGACCTCAACCAGCGGGTGGTGGAGCTGCCCGGCTATCCGTTGGAGGAAGTGACCACTCCGGTGATCCTGATCAACCGGGAAAATTATGGCTTTAAGAAGCTTCTCTGCCAGTACATCACAGCCGAAAGGACCCATGAAATCCAGGAAAAGGTCATCTCCGGCGAATGTGCCGTCAAGTTTTTTTAA
- a CDS encoding PadR family transcriptional regulator, producing the protein MIFQLGSALLDACVLAVLSEEDAYGYSLTQRVKSVLDISESTLYPVLRRLQKEKYLATYDKPFQGRNRRYYAITESGRARLTEYREEWDIYKEKIDSLLIGGGVNES; encoded by the coding sequence ATGATTTTTCAATTAGGCTCTGCACTTCTGGACGCCTGTGTGCTGGCTGTGCTCTCGGAGGAGGACGCTTACGGCTACAGCCTGACACAGCGGGTCAAAAGTGTGCTGGATATTTCGGAATCCACCCTTTACCCGGTGCTCAGGCGTCTGCAAAAGGAAAAGTACCTGGCCACCTACGATAAGCCCTTTCAGGGGCGGAACCGCCGCTATTACGCCATTACGGAGAGCGGAAGGGCCAGGCTGACAGAATACCGGGAAGAATGGGATATTTACAAGGAAAAAATAGATTCGCTTCTGATAGGAGGTGGCGTGAATGAATCGTGA
- a CDS encoding DUF1700 domain-containing protein — MNREEYMAALEKHLRKLPKDEKMSAMVYYNEYFDDAGPENEDRVIGELGSPAKLAAQLRSEYALKDSGEDKKKMPVVLVVILSIFAAPIALPLVIVAAALVFVVMVVVFAFLFAFVVTAAALVLSGFLWMLIGLILIFQSPAATLFYVGGGAFALGLGILLGVGMYRLIPWVINGFKRMAEAILEWRKNA; from the coding sequence ATGAATCGTGAAGAGTATATGGCGGCGCTGGAAAAGCACTTGAGAAAGCTGCCAAAGGATGAAAAGATGAGTGCGATGGTATATTACAATGAGTATTTTGACGACGCCGGGCCGGAAAATGAGGACCGGGTCATCGGGGAGCTGGGCTCGCCGGCCAAGCTGGCCGCACAGCTGCGCAGCGAGTACGCCCTGAAGGACAGCGGGGAGGACAAAAAGAAAATGCCGGTGGTGCTGGTGGTCATCTTATCCATTTTCGCCGCGCCCATCGCCCTGCCGCTGGTCATCGTGGCCGCGGCCCTGGTCTTCGTCGTGATGGTGGTGGTCTTCGCTTTTCTGTTCGCCTTTGTGGTGACCGCGGCGGCATTGGTTCTTAGCGGTTTCCTCTGGATGCTGATCGGGCTGATCCTGATCTTCCAGAGCCCGGCAGCCACCCTGTTTTACGTGGGCGGCGGCGCCTTTGCCCTTGGGCTCGGCATCCTGCTGGGCGTGGGAATGTACCGCCTGATCCCCTGGGTGATCAACGGCTTTAAGCGTATGGCGGAAGCGATTTTGGAATGGAGGAAAAACGCATGA
- a CDS encoding DUF4097 family beta strand repeat-containing protein, whose product MKFESKKLLKIGGILAAGGLLLTGVGMLLGGMTSTYIDSKGIHVMKYEEKKLEYQKIPGKIENLDIDFSLADLEIILADENAIEAVYYEDSAKPEVHQDGNTTTITSKSQEEHRMVFMGVGNIYGNSKIKVYLDKKETGQSLDARVDNGKLQFNGPRAFKALSIQNHLGNIDMATVKADSVYIKLDNGDLDASDVETKSFTVENHLGKIRTSNIRADEGSLKNDNGKITLADSAYTMLTAEDHLGDIIGEGLNLKGGQFKNDNGKISLSGAIEGQINVTAHLGDVSIKTNIPRETAGYQLSTSLGKVVVDGEKYEEAVRDENQSATSRFVINNNNGDIRLDFGQQ is encoded by the coding sequence ATGAAATTTGAATCGAAAAAGCTTTTGAAAATCGGCGGGATTCTGGCCGCCGGCGGGCTTTTGCTCACCGGGGTGGGCATGCTGCTGGGCGGCATGACCTCCACCTATATTGACAGCAAGGGCATCCACGTGATGAAGTATGAGGAAAAAAAGCTGGAATATCAGAAGATCCCCGGTAAAATAGAGAACCTTGACATTGATTTCTCACTGGCCGATCTGGAAATCATCCTGGCCGACGAAAACGCCATCGAGGCGGTTTATTATGAGGATTCGGCAAAGCCGGAGGTCCATCAGGATGGAAACACGACCACCATCACCAGCAAGAGCCAGGAGGAACACCGCATGGTATTTATGGGCGTCGGCAACATTTACGGCAACTCAAAAATCAAGGTCTACCTGGATAAAAAGGAAACCGGCCAGTCGCTGGACGCCAGGGTGGACAATGGTAAGCTCCAGTTTAACGGCCCCAGGGCCTTTAAGGCGCTGTCGATCCAGAACCATCTGGGCAATATAGATATGGCCACCGTCAAAGCAGACAGCGTGTACATAAAGCTGGACAACGGCGATCTGGACGCGAGCGATGTTGAGACCAAAAGCTTTACGGTGGAGAACCATCTTGGGAAAATCAGGACATCGAATATCCGCGCCGATGAGGGAAGCCTCAAGAATGACAATGGCAAGATCACCTTGGCGGACAGTGCCTACACAATGCTGACCGCAGAGGACCACCTGGGCGATATTATCGGCGAGGGGCTGAACCTCAAGGGCGGCCAGTTCAAGAACGACAACGGCAAGATCAGCCTGAGCGGGGCCATCGAGGGCCAGATCAACGTGACGGCCCATCTGGGTGATGTGAGCATTAAGACCAATATTCCCCGGGAGACAGCCGGCTACCAGCTGAGCACCAGCCTGGGCAAGGTGGTGGTTGACGGCGAAAAATACGAGGAAGCCGTCCGGGATGAAAACCAGAGCGCCACCAGCCGCTTTGTCATCAACAACAACAATGGCGATATCCGCCTGGATTTCGGACAGCAGTAG
- a CDS encoding TatD family nuclease-associated radical SAM protein yields the protein MVITYETESTAYKDKKALYVNATNRCNNRCVFCHRFNREEEASRMDELWLEHEPSVEEILDDIRGRDMAKYDEVVFCGYGEPTCRLKDILEVARVLKREYGVAVRLNTNGLADTLYGEDVTPWLDGLVDVVSVSLNAPDAAEYEALCRPQAAHAFEHMLRFAENAARFARVYMTIIDTMSPEGQAACRQIAEASGAVLKVRHYLR from the coding sequence ATGGTCATTACCTATGAAACAGAGAGTACGGCCTATAAGGATAAAAAAGCATTGTATGTGAACGCCACCAACCGCTGCAATAACCGCTGCGTGTTCTGCCACCGGTTTAACCGGGAGGAGGAGGCCAGCCGCATGGACGAGCTGTGGCTGGAGCATGAGCCGTCAGTGGAGGAGATACTGGACGATATCCGGGGCCGGGATATGGCAAAGTATGACGAGGTGGTCTTTTGCGGCTACGGAGAACCCACCTGCCGCCTGAAGGATATTCTGGAGGTCGCCCGGGTGCTGAAGCGTGAGTACGGCGTGGCGGTTCGGCTGAACACCAACGGCCTGGCCGACACCCTGTACGGCGAGGATGTCACCCCCTGGCTGGACGGCCTGGTGGACGTGGTGTCCGTGAGCCTGAACGCGCCGGACGCAGCAGAATACGAGGCTCTGTGCCGCCCCCAGGCAGCGCACGCCTTTGAGCACATGCTCCGCTTCGCGGAAAACGCCGCGCGGTTTGCCAGGGTCTATATGACCATCATCGACACCATGAGCCCGGAGGGGCAGGCCGCTTGCCGCCAGATCGCGGAGGCATCCGGGGCAGTGCTTAAGGTACGCCACTACCTGCGGTGA
- a CDS encoding TetR/AcrR family transcriptional regulator: MAYDPSTKQKIYEAAKKLFIQEGFGVSSRKIACQAGVNLGLITYYFKTKNNIALMIMKETYEIIGAHLKYVIDPGEDLLLYLITYLNICYRAHHSENGQLFFTQMFEEDLIEESIYTGNNQTALYRKLVDTYMGGNGSSPEKNFSIFQSVLQGTVRNLFRRSQVLPEITYDDLFIYTIRAFFWGLGLACTDAAVNDLKERSDKAAEAVIRKYPHLLDPGIFLFQEDPLKNGPDS; encoded by the coding sequence ATGGCTTACGATCCAAGTACAAAACAAAAAATCTACGAGGCCGCTAAAAAACTCTTTATACAGGAGGGCTTCGGTGTCAGCAGCCGCAAAATCGCCTGCCAGGCCGGCGTCAATCTGGGCCTCATCACCTATTATTTTAAAACCAAAAACAACATTGCCCTGATGATCATGAAGGAAACCTATGAGATCATCGGGGCGCACCTGAAATATGTCATCGATCCCGGCGAAGACCTGCTGCTCTATCTTATCACCTACCTGAATATCTGCTACCGGGCCCACCACAGCGAAAATGGACAGCTTTTTTTCACGCAGATGTTCGAGGAGGATCTCATCGAGGAATCGATCTATACAGGCAATAACCAGACGGCCCTTTACCGGAAGCTGGTCGATACCTACATGGGCGGCAATGGCAGCTCGCCCGAAAAGAACTTTTCGATCTTCCAATCCGTGTTACAGGGCACGGTGCGCAATCTTTTTAGAAGATCTCAGGTTTTACCGGAAATCACCTATGATGACCTCTTTATTTACACCATCCGCGCTTTTTTCTGGGGCTTGGGCCTGGCCTGCACCGATGCTGCTGTGAATGACCTTAAGGAGCGGTCGGACAAAGCGGCCGAGGCAGTGATCCGGAAATACCCTCATCTTTTAGACCCCGGTATTTTTCTTTTTCAGGAGGACCCGCTCAAAAACGGTCCGGACAGCTGA
- a CDS encoding uroporphyrinogen decarboxylase family protein, with protein MEFSQETLKRNKLFENVYDLEPPERVPMMVNGDNAFCLEYAGFSLKAEQYSVAKNLEAIETASRDFDSDVVFGAILRQPQIYSVLRARNFMPGTDGFIQHPEVHGMEVEDYDAFIADPYKTICDTVLPRIYGALEEGGFKANKAFARAFSNFITGFLQPAGECAAIAARTGRSVYNLATTCSPTSFDSLADQLRSFTGISKDIRRVPDKVEAACEAMLPLTIKAGITPMSDRYRRTFIPLHMAPYMREKDFKRFYWPTFKAYVEALDKAGIGANIMVEQDWSRYLDYLNELPEGTALFFEYGDPEEIKQKVGGRQIISGLYPLNLLKTGTVQECVDKAKQLLDILAPGGKYIFSFDKSLLRLKDVRVDNLKAVLSCVKEYGKY; from the coding sequence ATGGAATTTTCACAGGAAACCTTAAAGAGAAATAAGCTCTTTGAAAATGTATATGATCTGGAGCCGCCTGAACGTGTACCGATGATGGTCAACGGGGATAATGCGTTTTGCCTCGAATACGCGGGATTCAGTTTAAAGGCCGAGCAATACAGCGTGGCCAAAAATCTGGAGGCCATCGAGACGGCCAGCCGGGATTTTGATTCGGACGTGGTCTTCGGCGCGATTTTGCGGCAGCCGCAGATTTACAGCGTGCTCAGGGCCCGTAACTTTATGCCTGGAACCGACGGCTTTATTCAGCACCCCGAGGTACACGGCATGGAGGTGGAGGATTACGACGCTTTTATCGCCGATCCCTATAAAACCATCTGCGATACGGTTCTCCCGAGAATTTACGGTGCGTTGGAGGAAGGGGGCTTTAAGGCAAACAAAGCCTTTGCCAGAGCTTTCTCCAATTTTATCACGGGCTTTCTTCAGCCGGCGGGTGAATGCGCGGCCATCGCGGCCCGGACCGGGCGCTCGGTTTATAATCTGGCAACGACCTGCAGCCCGACCTCCTTTGATTCGCTGGCAGACCAGCTGCGCTCCTTTACAGGCATCAGCAAGGATATACGCCGTGTGCCGGATAAGGTAGAGGCCGCCTGCGAAGCGATGCTGCCCCTGACCATTAAGGCAGGGATCACCCCCATGTCGGACCGCTACCGCCGGACCTTTATTCCGCTTCATATGGCGCCTTATATGCGTGAGAAAGACTTCAAACGGTTTTACTGGCCCACCTTCAAGGCCTATGTCGAGGCTCTGGACAAGGCCGGCATAGGCGCGAACATCATGGTTGAGCAGGACTGGAGCCGCTATCTGGACTACCTCAACGAGCTGCCGGAAGGAACTGCGCTGTTCTTTGAATACGGTGACCCGGAGGAAATCAAGCAGAAGGTTGGCGGCCGGCAGATTATCAGCGGCCTGTATCCGCTCAACCTGCTGAAAACAGGAACGGTGCAGGAATGTGTTGATAAAGCGAAACAGCTTTTGGATATTCTGGCTCCGGGCGGAAAGTATATCTTCAGCTTTGACAAATCACTCCTGAGGCTGAAGGATGTAAGGGTTGATAACCTGAAAGCGGTTCTGAGCTGTGTTAAAGAGTACGGAAAGTACTGA
- a CDS encoding DUF2798 domain-containing protein, translating into MFTKKAFGLVLNFWFALFLAIAMSLVMTYANAGFIPFPGILIKILEGLVIGFAAGAILPINSWAVKLALKCGAPEGSIPFKLISTLVNTVYFCTILSFAFTALEIGFPPYFFMAFLAGMPLALASGYLTALLVTPLAVRLADKMTNKPFLESENIK; encoded by the coding sequence ATGTTTACAAAAAAAGCCTTTGGCCTGGTTTTGAATTTCTGGTTTGCGCTTTTCCTGGCCATTGCCATGTCGTTGGTTATGACCTATGCCAACGCAGGATTCATACCTTTCCCAGGTATTTTAATCAAGATTCTGGAGGGACTGGTCATCGGGTTTGCGGCCGGGGCCATCCTGCCCATTAACAGCTGGGCGGTAAAGCTGGCGCTGAAATGCGGCGCACCCGAGGGCAGTATTCCCTTTAAGCTGATTTCAACACTGGTCAACACAGTGTATTTCTGTACGATCCTGTCCTTTGCCTTTACAGCGCTTGAAATCGGTTTTCCGCCTTATTTTTTCATGGCCTTCCTGGCGGGGATGCCCCTTGCGCTGGCATCGGGCTATCTGACGGCGCTGCTGGTAACGCCGCTGGCTGTCAGGCTTGCGGATAAAATGACCAATAAACCATTTTTAGAAAGTGAGAATATAAAATGA